A window of the Kazachstania africana CBS 2517 chromosome 10, complete genome genome harbors these coding sequences:
- the XBP1 gene encoding Xbp1p (similar to Saccharomyces cerevisiae XBP1 (YIL101C); ancestral locus Anc_2.274) — MLYIYMLAHAFPPPSLITSFEDHHTTSHMSRIKKSQFVKYPIHQLDYNSVQLTDSPLDDYQKLYFDHPFEKLQFHSSTYKSNVATKFYKENYYTIDPIQKSNHQLNCLEYQFPNLQLHSNPNATLQAVIISNDISTTPVHVKKTSNDNEIVYSLTKNQKFKLQKLDHDLETTGKVINPNNCVIWSSDTGYVFMTGIWRVYQDIMKGLITIDRNDHNNSEKDQSYCNQEFQNTTNKIISNKKSTLLRKDRYIELHWQNITATMKTQLFNEFKNYVLEHEPNVDATLFQNYNMADLIHRIRGGCIKVQGTWFPMELAKLFCIKFAFPIRYLLVPIFGPQFVKDCEDYFLKDKFNDSMSIISDQLSISPGAISPLTKKNELFFENNPRKRSNSISKVYPLKRNSDTMANKFQNFFNNQHIDDLTVERRLSLPAINTVVASPASSIASLNGRQSERLPSINSLLDSLPPNLNTTRRNSIDLTNPTNYKIQINDPASSDTIKFFNPSYSVMVPSQNNRSRISSIDTYPNENDYNSRNSVPEVIYSPRQNHPQGPRILSHYYHNQDSFTIFPNFYNFSPQGNNSKNKKLIIFIIVMGTNINPKKNKLLAP; from the coding sequence atgttatatatatatatgctcGCACACGCTTTCCCCCCCCCATCTCTTATAACTTCCTTCGAAGATCATCATACCACATCGCATATGTCTCGCATTAAGAAATCACAATTCGTAAAATATCCAATACATCAGCTGGATTATAACTCTGTCCAACTAACAGACTCACCATTAGATGACTACCAGAAATTATATTTCGATCATCCCTTCGAGAAATTGCAGTTTCATAGCTCAACATATAAATCAAACGTCgcaacaaaattttataagGAAAATTACTACACCATCGATCCAATACAAAAATCAAACCATCAGCTCAATTGTCTCGAGTatcaatttccaaatttacAACTCCACAGTAACCCTAACGCCACACTTCAAGCAGTGATAATATCGAACGACATTTCCACGACGCCAGTCCATGTAAAGAAAACGtcaaatgataatgaaatcgTCTACTCGTTGACgaagaatcaaaaattcaaattacaaaaattagACCATGATTTAGAGACAACGGGGAAGGTTATTAACCCAAATAACTGCGTCATTTGGTCTTCCGATACCGGTTATGTTTTCATGACGGGAATTTGGAGAGTTTATCAGGATATAATGAAGGGTCTAATTACGATAGATAGAAACGATCATAACAACAGTGAAAAAGATCAATCATATTGTAATCAGGAATTTCAAAACACAACCAATAagattatttcaaataaaaaatcaactTTGTTAAGGAAAGATCGTTACATCGAATTACATTGGCAAAATATAACTGCAACTATGAAAACTCaattatttaatgaatttaaaaattaCGTCCTAGAACATGAACCAAATGTTGACGCAACACTCTTTCAAAACTATAATATGGCCGACCTTATTCATAGAATCCGTGGTGGCTGTATTAAAGTTCAAGGAACTTGGTTCCCCATGGAATTggcaaaattattttgtatCAAATTTGCCTTCCCAATAAGATACTTGTTAGTACCAATCTTTGGCCCGCAATTCGTTAAAGATTGTGAAgattattttctaaaagaCAAGTTTAATGATTCAATGTCAATAATATCTGAccaattatcaatttcaccAGGTGCAATCTCTCCAttaactaaaaaaaatgaattattcTTCGAAAATAACCCAAGGAAAAGATCAAactcaatttcaaaagtgtATCCATTGAAGAGAAATAGTGATACAATGGCAAATAAATTCCAgaattttttcaacaatCAACACATTGACGATTTAACCGTCGAAAGAAGATTATCATTACCGGCAATAAATACTGTTGTCGCATCACCAGCTTCCTCAATTGCATCATTAAACGGTAGACAAAGTGAAAGGCTACCTTCTATTAATTCTTTATTGGATTCATTACCACCAAATCTAAATACAACAAGGAGAAATAGTATTGATTTAACAAATCCaacaaattacaaaatacAAATCAATGACCCTGCATCATCAGAcacaatcaaattttttaaccCATCATATTCTGTCATGGTCCCCTCACAAAATAATAGGTCTAGAATTTCTTCCATTGATACATACCCTAATGAAAACGATtacaattcaagaaattctgTCCCAGAAGTCATTTATTCACCACGACAAAATCATCCACAGGGACCAAGGATCCTCTCACATTATTATCACAACCAAGATTCATTTACCATATTCccaaatttttataatttcTCTCCTCAGGGAAAcaattccaaaaataaaaaactaataatattcattatCGTTATGGGAACAAATATTaatccaaaaaaaaacaaactATTGGCACCGTAA
- the PFK26 gene encoding 6-phosphofructo-2-kinase (similar to Saccharomyces cerevisiae PFK26 (YIL107C); ancestral locus Anc_2.264), which produces MFRKVKYIDDSLTPDSSESDIEPKARSIVTNPSNSTPSSTSSSSGTLKDMLPKKKHVTIQLDDEQSKRLDSLPSFKRRPLSDTPVTSTWTSPSVSASPSPVPSTLQLPSLSRLQKGETTPVTSGSRSPSKFSHRTRRPTTIDVPGLTKSKTSPDGLISKEDSGSKLIIIMVGLPATGKSFITNKLSRYLNYSMYYCKVFNVGNTRRRFAKKHNLSDQDSKFFDPSNENSSKLRDKWALDTLDELLDYLLEGPGSVAVFDATNTTRTRRKKVLEKIRERNSHLKVLYLESICTNRTVVENNIKLKLFGPDYKGKNPEESLKDFKERLANYLRAYEPIEDDENIPYIKMIDVGKKIISYKIEGFLASQTVYYLLNFNLTERQIWITRNGESEDNMLGRLGGDSHLTSRGLKYAQALTRFMDEQREIFYFEQLKKKEANEIYSKNDIIQTYKENGTTDPISNFFVWTSMRQRSVETAQYFNEDDYPIKQMRMLDELSAGDYEGMTYSEIRANFPKEFAKRQKDKLRYRYPGIAGESYMDVINRLRPVITELERIDDSVLIVTHRVVARALLGYYMNLNVDVISNLDVPLHCVYCLETKPYGITWSLWEYDEKTDCFSKVPESHLNTTKVREVGLVYKERKYSVVPTAPPTNELGSSDFLNRRRASVGFEGDGLQQDSGTIDEKVLASEPITSSNIRSEFKKADMRPIPRKSSRERFQIDQLNEKLSSLKTDLGTRFRDATSPDASDNSNITSNNSIKMTRSHSQT; this is translated from the coding sequence ATGTTCAGAAAAGTGAAATATATAGATGACTCGTTGACCCCGGATTCTTCTGAATCAGATATAGAACCAAAAGCAAGATCAATTGTTACAAATCCTTCCAATTCTACTCCCTCTTCtacctcttcttcctcagGTACATTGAAGGATATGCtaccaaagaaaaagcatGTGACTATACAGTTAGATGATGAGCAGTCAAAAAGGTTAGACTCATTGCcaagtttcaaaagaagGCCGTTGAGTGATACACCAGTTACTAGTACATGGACATCGCCAAGTGTTTCTGCCTCTCCTTCTCCGGTACCTAGTACTCTACAATTACCAAGTCTAAGTCGCTTGCAAAAGGGAGAAACAACACCTGTAACGTCAGGCAGTCGATCTCCTTCGAAATTTTCTCATAGGACAAGGAGGCCCACGACAATTGATGTACCTGGCTTAACTAAGTCTAAAACATCCCCGGATGGTCTCATATCAAAAGAGGACTCAGGGTCGAAATTAATCATCATAATGGTAGGGTTGCCGGCAACAGGTAAATCATTCATAACAAACAAATTATCAAGATATTTAAACTATTCCATGTATTATTGTAAAGTCTTTAATGTTGGTAatacaagaagaagatttgcAAAGAAACATAACTTAAGTGATCAggattcaaaattttttgatccaagtaatgaaaattcatcCAAACTTAGAGATAAGTGGGCACTTGACACCTTAGATGAATTATTAGACTATCTATTGGAAGGCCCAGGTTCAGTAGCAGTCTTCGACGCTACAAACACAACCAGAACTCGTAGAAAGAAGGTACTAGAAAAAATTCGTGAAAGAAATAGCCACTTAAAAGTTTTATATTTGGAGTCTATTTGTACAAATAGAACTGTAGtcgaaaataatatcaaattgaagttGTTTGGACCAGACTATAAGGGTAAAAACCCTGAagaatcattgaaagatttcaaagaaagattgGCAAATTATTTGAGGGCATATGAACCAatagaagatgatgaaaatataccATATATTAAAATGATAGATGTtggtaaaaaaataatatcataCAAAATTGAAGGTTTTTTAGCATCTCAGACAGTATATTAtctattgaattttaaTTTGACGGAAAGACAGATATGGATTACCAGAAATGGTGAAAGCGAAGATAATATGTTGGGGAGATTGGGAGGTGATTCACATTTAACTTCACGTGGACTCAAATATGCTCAAGCATTGACTAGGTTCATGGATGAGCAAAGAGAAATATTCTATTTCgaacaattaaaaaaaaaagaggcaaatgaaatttattccaaaaatgatataataCAAActtataaagaaaatggaacTACTGATCCCATTAGTAATTTCTTTGTCTGGACTAGTATGAGACAAAGGTCAGTTGAGACAGCACAGtattttaatgaagatgattatCCAATAAAACAAATGAGGATGTTGGACGAATTGAGTGCAGGTGACTACGAAGGTATGACATATTCAGAAATAAGAGCCAATTTCCCTAAGGAATTTGCAAAGAGACAAAAGGATAAATTACGTTATAGATACCCTGGGATTGCAGGCGAGTCATATATGGATGTTATTAATCGTTTAAGGCCTGTTATTACGGAACTGGAAAGGATTGATGATAGTGTATTGATTGTTACGCACAGAGTTGTTGCTAGGGCCTTATTAGGATACTATATGAATCTAAATGTTGACGTTATCTCCAACTTAGATGTCCCACTACATTGTGTATACTGTTTAGAAACGAAACCATATGGTATAACATGGTCACTATGGGAATATGATGAGAAGACAGATTGCTTTTCCAAGGTTCCGGAATCTCATTTGAACACAACAAAAGTTAGGGAAGTTGGGCTTGTTTACAAGGAAAGGAAATATTCTGTTGTCCCTACCGCGCCTCCTACTAATGAGTTGGGATCGAGTGACTTCTTGAATAGAAGAAGAGCTAGTGTAGGATTCGAAGGTGATGGTCTACAACAAGATAGTGGAAccattgatgaaaaagttCTTGCAAGCGAACCTATCACGTCATCCAATATAAGAAGTGAATTTAAAAAGGCTGATATGAGACCTATACCACGTAAGTCATCAAGAGAGCGTTTTCAAATCGATCAACTCAATGAAAAACTTTCTAGTTTAAAAACAGACCTTGGCACCCGTTTTAGGGACGCTACCTCTCCAGATGCTAGTGATAATAGTAATATCACCAGTAATAATAGCATAAAAATGACAAGAAGTCATAGTCAGACTTAA
- the KAFR0J01500 gene encoding putative metalloendopeptidase (similar to Saccharomyces cerevisiae YIL108W; ancestral locus Anc_2.263), whose translation MPNTIELFNLVENDSIVSPCITVHGKLSKSDSARNIQVQHPQLPPLSFPVNEGFFKATILLTPGENRLMFVTDTNVSCTVTCHYTPLVQNKPVHLCLIIAEDSPLKFDSPASQIAKEGGNGVDLAIKKLRIAGRLMQSFTNEQMQRNGFGQRTFNFVEEWAHDTQFRNGGCPMRNTIKIHVVRSERTTSEIRDHNVAQQNSKGTNTGALFGWAMDALKKYGGPFQENEHPVQAACVFLDSHWDGKLITGHAALGGGDDHIKLAIFGSHGIYSWPTCMEDIIPYFLDETKRTNEVANDCNECGSHWECAVVTMGAFMHEIGHLLGCPHQEHGVMLRDYTRLNRSFLTREAFATRTNSYGAKPPIFPKEECTWHRLDLVRFLYHPSFTKEQDFYDSSFMRPTRNGGFKVAKPALYPLNNDMCRITSSTGIYLIEIICGDLAKAFIEYLPKSLGGTGPQREVILSLADLQSRIPKDKVAEYGNKFKLKVLAVNSPDVSFDNFPALLLQALIPMTKYGYSQNVQGIKSQLLGSSNRGKDIGIIAVDMKKVVAVRVYHGYALDGIRFYLTATEPKDKDNGKPAVPPRTYMGKLTNAFKSTGIKEDQKSVLFGNQTPNYTDIVLEPNEIIKGFNVRCGAWIDAVQLVTNNGRMTKMCGNITGGGLAELIPPEGQSILGLYGNVGKWVDAIGIVYGNA comes from the coding sequence ATGCCTAATACGATTGAGCTATTTAATTTGGTCGAAAATGACAGTATCGTTAGCCCATGTATCACTGTTCATGGGAAACTCAGCAAATCCGATTCTGCTAGAAATATCCAGGTACAACATCCACAGCTTCCTCCTTTGAGTTTTCCTGTAAATGAGGGATTCTTTAAGGCCACTATTCTGCTGACCCCCGGGGAAAATAGGTTGATGTTCGTTACTGATACAAACGTTTCCTGTACAGTAACTTGTCACTACACACCCCTCGTACAGAACAAACCGGTTCATCTATGTCTGATCATCGCTGAGGACTCACCTTTGAAGTTCGATTCTCCAGCATCTCAAATCGCCAAGGAAGGTGGTAACGGTGTGGATTTGGCTATAAAGAAGTTACGTATTGCAGGTAGATTGATGCAATCTTTTACAAATGAGCAAATGCAAAGAAATGGTTTCGGACAACGTACCTTCAATTTCGTAGAAGAATGGGCACATGATACTCAATTTCGTAATGGTGGTTGTCCGATGAGGAATACCATCAAGATTCATGTGGTAAGATCCGAAAGAACCACAAGTGAAATAAGAGATCACAACGTCGCTCAACAAAATAGTAAAGGTACAAATACCGGGGCCCTTTTCGGTTGGGCTATGGATgccttgaaaaaatatggtGGTCCTTTCCAGGAAAACGAACATCCAGTGCAAGCAGCATGTGTTTTCTTAGATAGTCATTGGGATGGTAAGTTAATTACCGGTCATGCAGCTTTGGGCGGTGGTGATGATCATATAAAACTGGCTATTTTTGGCTCTCATGGTATCTATTCCTGGCCTACTTGTATGGAAGACATCATTCCATACTTTTTAGACGAAACAAAGAGGACTAACGAAGTTGCAAATGATTGTAATGAATGTGGCAGTCATTGGGAATGTGCTGTTGTCACAATGGGTGCATTCATGCATGAAATTGGCCATCTTCTTGGATGTCCACATCAGGAGCATGGTGTTATGCTAAGGGATTATACAAGACTTAATAGATCTTTCTTAACAAGGGAGGCTTTTGCTACAAGAACTAATTCATATGGTGCTAAACCTCCAATCTTCCCAAAGGAAGAATGCACGTGGCATAGGTTAGACTTGGTCAGATTCCTTTACCATCCTTCCTTTACAAAAGAACAGGACTTTTACGATTCAAGCTTTATGAGACCCACGAGAAATGGTGGCTTCAAAGTTGCAAAACCTGCTTTATATCCTCTGAACAATGATATGTGCAGAATAACCTCTTCAACCGGTATCTATCTAATTGAGATAATATGTGGAGATCTAGCAAAGGCtttcattgaatatttGCCAAAATCTTTAGGTGGAACAGGCCCCCAAAGGGAGGTTATTTTATCACTAGCTGATCTACAATCACGTATTCCTAAGGATAAAGTAGCTGAGTATGGTAATAAGTTTAAACTCAAAGTGCTTGCTGTTAATTCACCAGACGTATCATTTGACAACTTCCCAGCTTTACTCCTACAAGCGTTGATACCAATGACGAAATATGGCTATTCGCAAAACGTTCAAGGCATAAAATCTCAATTACTTGGTAGTTCAAATCGTGGTAAAGACATTGGGATTATTGCGGTTGACATGAAAAAAGTAGTAGCAGTGAGAGTTTACCATGGGTATGCCTTAGATGGTATTCGCTTCTATTTAACTGCTACTGAACCAAAGGACAAAGATAATGGTAAGCCTGCTGTTCCACCTAGGACATATATGGGCAAATTAACGAACGCTTTCAAAAGTACAGGGATTAAAGAAGACCAAAAAAGTGTGCTGTTTGGTAATCAAACTCCAAACTATACGGATATAGTATTAGAaccaaatgaaattatcaaaggATTTAATGTAAGATGTGGCGCATGGATTGATGCTGTCCAACTTGTTACCAATAATGGAAGAATGACCAAAATGTGCGGTAATATTACAGGTGGCGGGTTAGCAGAATTAATTCCGCCAGAAGGGCAATCCATACTTGGTTTATACGGCAACGTGGGTAAATGGGTCGATGCCATAGGTATAGTATATGGAAATGCTTAA
- the SHQ1 gene encoding Hsp90 cochaperone SHQ1 (similar to Saccharomyces cerevisiae SHQ1 (YIL104C); ancestral locus Anc_2.271), which translates to MITPSFDVTQDSQTLQVKIKINSIRFSAEHLEISINENIFIFHLSPYYLRLRFQQNLIDDERAVAKFVPGEECVLVTVPKATEGEVFEDLDLHSKLLARIGENDSSKKTGPLIQEIDGTNDEVKSVGVIGERFDWEIEQKQDTGETGLFGFKYGFDDRYDSIIGVSISNGNDINELDDPEHTDSNGRIKEREYKENLKFDPDYYLSEYMIDKYGEGEDLEINGINNLMKYVPQLAKDYLKWYKHAENKDEIMPIEFNETEQNQMQNNIPRKEYLFVNTENVKLSYISILNLLFSYIFENIENEGARSTESAWTIGKLTPQISFLDQQLKQEVNGEALLLSQDEKSQKKELSLIKSAIMVGVKRSLSYPLHRNYELAMKCWKYVYYLLRGGKRLIIKALLDIHEIFRFHDVYYVYNKVLLDDLVAWFIQQGDETVIRSLAIELKKETDNLMKTEIEFECIAGLDMETGAPTTENMTLAEMELIAETEYTHQQQE; encoded by the coding sequence ATGATTACCCCCAGCTTCGATGTCACGCAAGATTCTCAAACTTTACAGGTTAAGATTAAGATTAATTCTATACGTTTCAGTGCGGAACATTTGGAAATTAGCATTAATgagaatattttcattttccatttaTCGCCATACTATTTGCGATTAAgatttcaacaaaatcttATTGACGATGAACGTGCAGTTGCTAAATTTGTACCTGGCGAAGAGTGTGTATTAGTGACCGTTCCTAAAGCCACTGAAGGTGAAGTTTTCGAAGATCTTGATTTGCATAGTAAATTACTTGCGAGGATTGGAGAAAATGATTCGAGTAAGAAAACTGGCCCATTAATCCAAGAGATCGATGGTACAAATGATGAGGTTAAAAGTGTTGGAGTTATTGGTGAACGCTTTGATTGGGAAATTGAACAGAAACAAGACACTGGTGAAACAGGTCTATTTGGATTTAAATACGGATTTGATGATAGGTACGACTCCATTATAGGTGTTTCAATTAGTAACGGTAACGATATCAATGAACTGGATGATCCTGAACATACAGATAGTAATGGACGTATCAAAGAACGTGAATATaaggaaaatttgaaatttgacCCAGATTATTACCTATCTGAATATATGATTGATAAATACGGTGAAGGAGAGGACTTGGAGATAAATGGTATAAATAACTTAATGAAATATGTACCGCAGCTTGCTAAGgattatttgaaatggtATAAGCATGCTGAAAATAAGGATGAAATTATGCCCATTGAATTTAACGAGACTGAACAAAACCAAAtgcaaaataatatacCAAGAAAGGAATACTTATTTGTAAATACTGAAAACGTCAAATTGAGTTATATCTCCATCTTAAACCTGTTGTTCagttatatttttgaaaatatcgaAAATGAAGGTGCTCGGTCAACTGAAAGTGCATGGACAATAGGTAAATTAACGCCTCAAATATCCTTTTTAGATCAACAATTAAAACAGGAGGTAAATGGTGAAGCATTACTATTAAGTCAGGATGAGAAGTCGCAAAAGAAGGAACTTTCATTAATTAAAAGTGCAATAATGGTTGGCGTTAAGAGATCTTTAAGTTATCCACTTCACAGAAATTATGAGCTTGCCATGAAATGTTGGAAGTACGTCTACTACTTACTGAGAGGTGGGAAAAGATTAATTATTAAAGCATTACTAGATATACACGAGATATTCAGATTTCATGACGTCTACTACGTGTACAACAAAGTACTATTAGACGATCTAGTTGCATGGTTCATTCAACAAGGTGATGAAACTGTTATCAGATCGCTTGCTATAGAGCTCAAAAAGGAGACGGATAACCTTATGAAaactgaaattgaatttgagtGCATTGCAGGATTGGACATGGAAACTGGCGCCCCTACAACAGAGAACATGACCCTAGCAGAGATGGAATTAATCGCAGAGACAGAATATACGCATCAACAGCAAGAATAG
- the MOB1 gene encoding Mob1p (similar to Saccharomyces cerevisiae MOB1 (YIL106W); ancestral locus Anc_2.265), whose amino-acid sequence MSFLQSFHLSPGQTIRSTRGFKWNTGATQTNGPSQPETPSAHKSTRPLNGNVASPSMNPGITTTPVRQQTSFNPSSAQHVTDFNYTPSHQKPFIQQTAGTTVTTHQDIKEIVEMTLGSESVLNQAVKLPKGENENEWLAVHVVDFYNQINMLYGTITEFCSPTTCPRMIATNEYEYLWAFERGAAPVSVTAPKYVECLMRWCQDQFDDETIFPQKKDGAFPDKFVDKYVIPILRRLFRVYAHVYCHHFNEILELNLQTVLNTSFRHFCLFAEEFNLLRSSDYGPLLELVIELRDR is encoded by the exons ATGTCATTCTTACAAAGTTT TCACTTAAGTCCCGGACAGACGATTCGTTCCACTAGAGGTTTTAAATGGAACACGGGTGCCACTCAAACCAATGGACCATCGCAACCAGAAACTCCATCTGCTCACAAATCAACTAGGCCCTTAAACGGCAATGTGGCTAGTCCTAGTATGAATCCAGGAATTACGACCACACCGGTAAGACAGCAGACGTCATTTAATCCAAGTTCTGCGCAACATGTAACAGATTTTAACTATACACCATCACATCAAAAACCTTTCATACAGCAGACTGCAGGTACCACTGTAACGACACATCAagatattaaagaaatcgTCGAAATGACTCTAGGTTCAGAAAGTGTATTAAATCAAGCTGTCAAATTGCCTAAGGGGGAAAACGAAAATGAATGGTTAGCTGTGCATGTTGTCGATTTTtataatcaaattaataTGCTTTACGGTACTATAACGGAATTTTGTTCACCAACTACATGCCCAAGAATGATTGCCACCAATGAATATGAATACCTGTGGGCGTTTGAGAGAGGTGCCGCGCCTGTCTCCGTGACCGCTCCAAAATATGTAGAATGTCTAATGAGATGGTGCCAGGACCAGTTCGATGACGAAACTATTTTCCCACAAAAGAAAGATGGTGCCTTTCCGGATAAATTTGTAGATAAATATGTCATTCCGATATTGAGAAGACTGTTCAGAGTATATGCTCACGTTTACTGCCatcatttcaatgaaattttggaattaaaTTTACAAACAGTTTTAAATACAAGTTTTAGAcatttttgtttgtttgCAGAGGAATTTAATCTGCTACGTTCAAGTGATTATGGCCCATTGTTGGAATTGGTTATCGAATTGAGGGATAGGTAA
- the SLM1 gene encoding phosphatidylinositol 4,5-bisphosphate-binding protein (similar to Saccharomyces cerevisiae SLM1 (YIL105C) and SLM2 (YNL047C); ancestral locus Anc_2.267), with product MPYSMTNVLQHQQTNLQHLYSLQNHSKSLNSDFGKDQSYLPKEVQQFVVEHQETKSTLYGKNNTDNDDATTLSSNNERTVVRTALDSDRLQVPNTSNNGINHVRYASLPNNINLNTNNIQVSVNSGNYATFNGIKRFKNSLTNASFQSRLRNSLQSQHKSLQQQIQFDTDPTSPTSVLVPTTAQPTVLLANRFSAWRSVIKSTLIYLNEIASIQDEIVRQQLRLAQSIQFPFFTVENSYQPTTTHDKVNQNFFLPLGNGSVQDLPTILICYHNSMAANASKASKELITEVIPRLNALKDDLLVKIKEIKSLQSDFKNNCLKEIEATKALLKTFKEAICDTKISSKPKVDPYLAKLTLNRQLKRQLSEENFLHEAFNNLQVSGRELENVVVMEIQNALTIYATLVGQQAQVVFDLLISKLDLGLLNIDPVFEWTNFISRDANFLGHDVAMRNFKEIKYKYQDDPFTFELKSGHLERRSKFLKNYTKGYYVLTATFLHEFRTSDRKNDIAPLNSFLLSDCAIKEYSNNKAEVKFTLHQKEVGLLSRGHNWTFKANSNKSMVEWFGMIKTISELKNRKEKLKFIKDQIRKNTGNLLTVKKSESLNDSNVETIDISKNIPSLVNIDTQTSSSFPDTPDSRNFSITKLLVEIPSDGHRTKV from the coding sequence ATGCCTTATAGTATGACGAATGTGTTACAGCATCAACAAACAAATCTTCAGCATTTGTACAGTTTACAAAACCATTCTAAGAGCCTGAATTCAGACTTTGGCAAAGATCAATCCTACCTCCCAAAAGAGGTACAGCAATTTGTTGTCGAACATCAAGAGACAAAAAGTACTCTGTATGGTAAGAATAATACGGACAATGATGATGCAACTACgctttcttcaaataatgagaGGACGGTCGTTCGAACAGCATTAGATTCAGACAGGCTTCAAGTACCGAATACATCAAATAATGGAATAAATCATGTTCGATATGCCTCCTTACCGAATAATATCAACCTTAACACCAACAATATCCAAGTATCGGTAAATTCTGGCAATTATGCCACATTCAATGGAATTAAAAGGTTCAAGAACTCTTTAACTAATGCGTCATTTCAATCAAGATTGAGAAATTCATTACAATCACAACACAAGAGTTTACAACAGCAGATCCAGTTCGATACTGATCCCACATCTCCTACATCCGTTCTTGTACCAACTACAGCCCAACCTACTGTTCTATTGGCTAATAGGTTTTCTGCATGGAGAAGTGTCATAAAATCAACACTAATTTATCTGAATGAAATTGCATCGATACAAGACGAAATTGTCAGGCAACAACTAAGATTAGCTCAATCCATTCAATTCCCGTTTTTTACTGTCGAAAATTCATATCAGCCTACAACGACGCATGATAAAgtgaatcaaaatttctttttgccTCTGGGGAATGGATCTGTTCAAGATCTGCCAACAATCTTGATTTGTTATCATAACTCGATGGCTGCTAATGCATCAAAAGCGTCCAAAGAACTTATTACTGAAGTGATTCCAAGGTTAAATGCTCTGAAAGATGATCTGCTAGTCaagataaaagaaattaaatcgTTACAATCTGATTTTAAGAATAATTgcttgaaagaaattgaagccACCAAAGCTTTACTTAAAACGTTTAAAGAAGCTATATGTGACACGAAAATATCAAGTAAACCAAAAGTCGATCCATATCTGGCAAAATTAACATTGAATAGACAACTTAAAAGACAATTGAGTGAAGAGAATTTCTTGCATGAAGcatttaataatttacaAGTATCTGGCCgagaattagaaaatgttGTCGTTAtggaaattcaaaatgCATTGACCATATACGCTACTTTAGTCGGTCAGCAAGCTCAAGTAGTGTTTGATCtactaatttcaaaattagatCTAGGTCTTCTCAATATCGACCCTGTATTTGAATGGAccaattttatttctaGAGATGCAAATTTTCTGGGTCATGATGTAGCAATGAGAAATTTCAAGGAAATCAAATACAAATATCAAGACGATCCATTCAcgtttgaattgaaatcagGCCATTTGGAAAGAAGatcgaaatttttgaaaaactatACAAAGGGTTACTATGTCCTAACAGCAACTTTTTTGCATGAATTCAGAACTTCAGatagaaaaaatgacattgctccattaaattcatttcttttatcaGATTGTGCTATAAAGGAATATTCGAATAACAAAGCCGAAGTAAAATTCACCCTTCATCAAAAGGAGGTTGGTTTGTTGAGTAGGGGTCACAATTGGACTTTTAAAGCTAATTCTAATAAATCTATGGTTGAATGGTTTGGTATGATTAAAACAATAAGTGAACTGAAAAATCGTAAAGAAAAActgaaatttattaaagaCCAAATACGCAAGAACACAGGTAATTTGTTAACAGTTAAAAAATCAGAGAGTTTAAATGATTCTAATGTGGAAACTATCGATATTAgtaaaaatattccaaGCTTAGTAAACATAGATACCCAAACATCATCCTCGTTTCCAGACACGCCGGATTCACGTAATTTCTCAATCACGAAGTTGTTGGTCGAAATTCCTTCTGATGGCCACAGAACTAAGGTGTAG